In Drosophila santomea strain STO CAGO 1482 chromosome 3L, Prin_Dsan_1.1, whole genome shotgun sequence, a single window of DNA contains:
- the LOC120449062 gene encoding potassium voltage-gated channel protein Shal isoform X2: protein MASVAAWLPFARAAAIGWVPIATHPLPPPPMPKDRRKTDDEKLLINVSGRRFETWRNTLEKYPDTLLGSNEREFFYDEDCKEYFFDRDPDIFRHILNYYRTGKLHYPKHECLTSYDEELAFFGIMPDVIGDCCYEDYRDRKRENAERLMDDKLSENGDQNLQQLTNMRQKMWRAFENPHTSTSALVFYYVTGFFIAVSVMANVVETVPCGHRPGRAGTLPCGERYKIVFFCLDTACVMIFTAEYLLRLFAAPDRCKFVRSVMSIIDVVAIMPYYIGLGITDNDDVSGAFVTLRVFRVFRIFKFSRHSQGLRILGYTLKSCASELGFLVFSLAMAIIIFATVMFYAEKNVNGTNFTSIPAAFWYTIVTMTTLGYGDMVPETIAGKIVGGVCSLSGVLVIALPVPVIVSNFSRIYHQNQRADKRKAQRKARLARIRIAKASSGAAFVSKKKAAEARWAAQESGIELDDNYRDEDIFELQHHHLLRCLEKTTACGKYMPAASNAQNSQNNQPMDGTYLVEASF from the exons ATGGCCTCGGTCGCCGCTTGGCTGCCCTTCGCCCGGGCGGCGGCCATCGGGTGGGTGCCGAtagccacccacccactgccaccgcCCCCGATGCCCAAGGATCGCCGCAAAACAGACGACGAGAAGCTCCTGATCAACGTCTCCGGGCGGCGCTTCGAGACGTGGCGGAATACCTTGGAGAAGTATCCGGACACCCTTTTAG GTTCTAATGAAAGGGAGTTCTTCTACGATGAGGACTGCAAAGAGTACTTCTTCGACCGGGATCCGGACATCTTCCGGCACATACTGAACTACTACCGGACGGGCAAGCTGCATTACCCGAAGCACGAATGCCTCACCAGCTACGACGAGGAGCTGGCCTTCTTTGGCATAATGCCGGATGTCATAGGCGACTGCTGCTACGAGGACTACCGGGACCGGAAGCGGGAGAACGCGGAGCGGCTGATGGACGATAAGTTGTCGGAGAACGGGGATCAGAATCTGCAGCAGCTGACCAACATGCGCCAGAAGATGTGGCGGGCCTTCGAGAATCCGCACACGTCGACGAGCGCCCTGGTGTTCTACTATGTTACGGGTTTCTTCATCGCCGTCTCCGTGATGGCCAACGTGGTAGAGACGGTGCCGTGTGGCCACCGGCCGGGCAGAGCAGGAACTCTGCCCTGCGGCGAGCGCTACAAGATCGTCTTCTTCTGCCTGGATACCGCCTGCGTGATGATCTTCACGGCGGAGTACCTACTCCGGCTGTTCGCCGCCCCCGATCGCTGCAAGTTCGTGCGCTCGGTGATGAGCATCATCGACGTGGTGGCCATTATGCCGTACTACATTGGCCTAGGGATCACCGACAACGACGACGTCAGCGGAGCTTTTGTGACGCTGCGCGTGTTCCGCGTCTTCCGCATCTTCAAGTTCTCGCGTCACTCGCAAGGACTCCGGATCCTCGGCTACACGCTCAAGTCCTGCGCCAGCGAGCTGGGCTTCCTCGTCTTCTCGCTGGCCATGGCCATTATCATCTTTGCCACCGTCATGTTCTACGCCGAGAAGAATGTCAACGGCACCAACTTCACATCGATTCCGGCGGCCTTCTGGTACACCATCGTCACAATGACGACGCTGGG ATATGGCGACATGGTGCCAGAGACAATAGCTGGCAAAATTGTGGGCGGCGTCTGCTCGCTCAGCGGTGTGCTGGTCATCGCCTTACCTGTACCTGTTATCGTATCGAACTTTAGTAGAATCTATCACCAGAACCAGCGAGCGGACAAGCGCAAGGCGCAGCGG AAAGCTCGCCTGGCGCGCATCCGCATTGCCAAGGCCTCGTCCGGAGCCGCCTTTGTCAGCAAGAAGAAGGCCGCCGAGGCCCGGTGGGCGGCCCAGGAGTCGGGCATCGAGCTGGATGACAACTATCGGGACGAGGACATCTTTGAGCTGCAGCACCATCATTTGCTGCGATGTCTGGAGAAGACAACG GCCTGCGGCAAGTACATGCCAGCTGCCAG
- the LOC120449062 gene encoding potassium voltage-gated channel protein Shal isoform X1 produces MASVAAWLPFARAAAIGWVPIATHPLPPPPMPKDRRKTDDEKLLINVSGRRFETWRNTLEKYPDTLLGSNEREFFYDEDCKEYFFDRDPDIFRHILNYYRTGKLHYPKHECLTSYDEELAFFGIMPDVIGDCCYEDYRDRKRENAERLMDDKLSENGDQNLQQLTNMRQKMWRAFENPHTSTSALVFYYVTGFFIAVSVMANVVETVPCGHRPGRAGTLPCGERYKIVFFCLDTACVMIFTAEYLLRLFAAPDRCKFVRSVMSIIDVVAIMPYYIGLGITDNDDVSGAFVTLRVFRVFRIFKFSRHSQGLRILGYTLKSCASELGFLVFSLAMAIIIFATVMFYAEKNVNGTNFTSIPAAFWYTIVTMTTLGYGDMVPETIAGKIVGGVCSLSGVLVIALPVPVIVSNFSRIYHQNQRADKRKAQRKARLARIRIAKASSGAAFVSKKKAAEARWAAQESGIELDDNYRDEDIFELQHHHLLRCLEKTTDREFVELEIPFNGQPKRPGSPSPMASPAHSTNSAAGLLQSCCGRCCSQRYQACGKYMPAASNAQNSQNNQPMDGTYLVEASF; encoded by the exons ATGGCCTCGGTCGCCGCTTGGCTGCCCTTCGCCCGGGCGGCGGCCATCGGGTGGGTGCCGAtagccacccacccactgccaccgcCCCCGATGCCCAAGGATCGCCGCAAAACAGACGACGAGAAGCTCCTGATCAACGTCTCCGGGCGGCGCTTCGAGACGTGGCGGAATACCTTGGAGAAGTATCCGGACACCCTTTTAG GTTCTAATGAAAGGGAGTTCTTCTACGATGAGGACTGCAAAGAGTACTTCTTCGACCGGGATCCGGACATCTTCCGGCACATACTGAACTACTACCGGACGGGCAAGCTGCATTACCCGAAGCACGAATGCCTCACCAGCTACGACGAGGAGCTGGCCTTCTTTGGCATAATGCCGGATGTCATAGGCGACTGCTGCTACGAGGACTACCGGGACCGGAAGCGGGAGAACGCGGAGCGGCTGATGGACGATAAGTTGTCGGAGAACGGGGATCAGAATCTGCAGCAGCTGACCAACATGCGCCAGAAGATGTGGCGGGCCTTCGAGAATCCGCACACGTCGACGAGCGCCCTGGTGTTCTACTATGTTACGGGTTTCTTCATCGCCGTCTCCGTGATGGCCAACGTGGTAGAGACGGTGCCGTGTGGCCACCGGCCGGGCAGAGCAGGAACTCTGCCCTGCGGCGAGCGCTACAAGATCGTCTTCTTCTGCCTGGATACCGCCTGCGTGATGATCTTCACGGCGGAGTACCTACTCCGGCTGTTCGCCGCCCCCGATCGCTGCAAGTTCGTGCGCTCGGTGATGAGCATCATCGACGTGGTGGCCATTATGCCGTACTACATTGGCCTAGGGATCACCGACAACGACGACGTCAGCGGAGCTTTTGTGACGCTGCGCGTGTTCCGCGTCTTCCGCATCTTCAAGTTCTCGCGTCACTCGCAAGGACTCCGGATCCTCGGCTACACGCTCAAGTCCTGCGCCAGCGAGCTGGGCTTCCTCGTCTTCTCGCTGGCCATGGCCATTATCATCTTTGCCACCGTCATGTTCTACGCCGAGAAGAATGTCAACGGCACCAACTTCACATCGATTCCGGCGGCCTTCTGGTACACCATCGTCACAATGACGACGCTGGG ATATGGCGACATGGTGCCAGAGACAATAGCTGGCAAAATTGTGGGCGGCGTCTGCTCGCTCAGCGGTGTGCTGGTCATCGCCTTACCTGTACCTGTTATCGTATCGAACTTTAGTAGAATCTATCACCAGAACCAGCGAGCGGACAAGCGCAAGGCGCAGCGG AAAGCTCGCCTGGCGCGCATCCGCATTGCCAAGGCCTCGTCCGGAGCCGCCTTTGTCAGCAAGAAGAAGGCCGCCGAGGCCCGGTGGGCGGCCCAGGAGTCGGGCATCGAGCTGGATGACAACTATCGGGACGAGGACATCTTTGAGCTGCAGCACCATCATTTGCTGCGATGTCTGGAGAAGACAACG GATCGAGAATTTGTCGAGTTAGAAATTCCGTTTAACGGCCAGCCCAAGAGGCCGGGCTCCCCGTCCCCGATGGCCAGTCCCGCCCACTCGACAAACAGTGCCGCCGGCCTGCTGCAGTCCTGCTGCGGCCGCTGCTGCTCCCAGCGCTACCAG GCCTGCGGCAAGTACATGCCAGCTGCCAG